A genomic window from Bacteroidales bacterium includes:
- a CDS encoding C40 family peptidase, with product MYLPAGICLLSNIPMRADASERSEMVSQLLFGETFTILDSTEKWLHIRTTMDEYNGWVSTNMVKLLEKEIFSDQGRLHIVSVPFTTCHVSPDDVCLYLPGGSIFSPESLSIIDEKRSYLLDGDVLETNQDVVASAKQYLEAPYLWGGKTVFGIDCSGLVQVVFRMAGKYLPRDAHQQEKLGNPVDFEDIRQGDLAFFANEEHRVIHVGILCDDASIIHASGCVRIDRFDRQGIFNRDEKRYTHQLHSIKRI from the coding sequence ATGTATCTTCCTGCAGGAATCTGTCTTTTGAGTAATATACCAATGCGTGCCGATGCATCGGAGAGAAGTGAAATGGTTTCCCAGTTGCTTTTCGGGGAAACTTTTACAATTCTGGATTCTACGGAGAAATGGTTGCATATCCGTACAACGATGGATGAATATAACGGATGGGTAAGTACCAATATGGTAAAACTGCTGGAGAAAGAGATTTTCTCTGATCAAGGACGGTTACATATTGTTTCTGTTCCTTTTACAACGTGTCATGTATCTCCGGACGATGTCTGTTTGTATTTGCCGGGTGGTAGCATTTTCTCCCCGGAATCGTTGTCCATTATAGATGAAAAAAGATCTTATCTGTTGGATGGTGATGTTTTGGAAACAAATCAAGATGTCGTGGCTTCAGCAAAGCAATATTTGGAAGCACCGTATTTGTGGGGTGGAAAAACTGTATTCGGAATAGATTGTTCCGGATTGGTACAGGTGGTTTTTCGCATGGCCGGAAAATACCTTCCCCGTGATGCCCATCAACAGGAGAAACTTGGTAATCCGGTTGATTTCGAGGATATCCGGCAAGGAGATCTGGCTTTCTTTGCGAATGAAGAACATCGTGTGATTCATGTGGGGATCCTTTGTGATGATGCCAGTATCATCCATGCATCCGGTTGTGTGCGGATAGACCGTTTTGACCGGCAGGGGATATTTAACAGGGATGAAAAACGATATACCCATCAATTACATAGTATCAAAAGAATTTAA
- the pckA gene encoding phosphoenolpyruvate carboxykinase (ATP): MSKIDLSKYGINTGNIEIVHNPTYEQLYQAEVDPKNEGFERGVLTSTGAVSVDTGIFTGRSPKDKYFVKDEITDKHMWWDGTINRPINSGVWDFCKGLVTEKLGSTKKLYVVDCFCGTNVDTRMKVRFIMEVAWQAHFVTNMFIRPSLYELANFGEPDFVVMNGSKVTNPKWKEHGLNSEVFVLFNLSQKMAVIGGTWYGGEMKKGIFSLMNFYLPLKGIASMHCSANVGEEGDVAVFFGLSGTGKTTLSADPKRYLIGDDEHGWDDHGVFNYEGGCYAKVVDLSEENEPDIWRAIRRDALLENVTVKADGTPDYSKAASKTENTRVSYPIYYINKIVLPSKAGHASKIIYLSADAFGVLPPVSILDEKSAQYHFLCGYTSKLAGTERGITEPVPSFSPAFGEAFLTLHPTVYAKVLADKMKKHNATAYLVNTGWNGTGKRISIKDTRAIIDAIIDGSIEKADKVNIPILNLVAPKALNNVSTGILDPRETYSNVSDWEEKAKSLAAKYIKNFEQYTDTEAGKALISAGPKL, encoded by the coding sequence ATGTCTAAAATAGATTTAAGTAAGTATGGCATCAATACTGGCAATATTGAGATAGTCCATAATCCGACGTACGAGCAGCTTTATCAAGCTGAAGTTGATCCTAAAAATGAAGGATTCGAAAGAGGCGTATTAACTTCAACCGGTGCGGTTTCTGTTGACACAGGTATTTTCACAGGCCGTTCCCCTAAAGATAAGTATTTTGTAAAAGATGAGATCACCGATAAACATATGTGGTGGGATGGTACCATTAACCGTCCTATCAATAGCGGAGTTTGGGATTTTTGCAAAGGTCTGGTAACTGAAAAACTGGGCTCGACCAAGAAATTATATGTAGTGGATTGCTTTTGCGGTACCAATGTAGATACCCGCATGAAAGTCCGCTTCATCATGGAAGTAGCATGGCAGGCACATTTTGTAACCAATATGTTTATTCGTCCTTCTTTATATGAGTTAGCTAACTTCGGCGAACCGGATTTTGTTGTGATGAATGGTTCTAAAGTAACCAATCCAAAATGGAAAGAACATGGATTGAATTCCGAAGTATTTGTTCTTTTTAATCTTTCACAAAAGATGGCGGTAATCGGTGGTACCTGGTATGGCGGTGAAATGAAGAAAGGTATTTTCTCATTAATGAACTTCTACCTGCCATTGAAGGGAATCGCTTCTATGCACTGTTCTGCCAACGTTGGTGAAGAAGGTGACGTAGCTGTGTTCTTCGGTTTGTCGGGTACAGGTAAAACGACTCTATCTGCCGACCCGAAACGTTACCTGATCGGTGATGATGAACATGGTTGGGATGATCATGGTGTATTTAACTACGAAGGCGGTTGCTATGCAAAAGTAGTGGATCTGAGTGAAGAAAATGAACCGGATATCTGGAGAGCTATCAGGCGCGATGCTTTATTGGAAAATGTTACTGTAAAAGCGGACGGTACCCCTGACTATTCAAAAGCTGCTTCAAAGACAGAAAATACCCGGGTTTCTTATCCTATTTATTATATCAACAAAATCGTTCTTCCTTCGAAAGCAGGACATGCATCCAAAATTATATATTTAAGTGCTGATGCCTTCGGTGTGTTGCCTCCGGTATCTATTCTGGATGAAAAATCGGCTCAATACCATTTCCTTTGTGGTTATACTTCTAAACTGGCTGGTACAGAACGGGGTATTACAGAGCCTGTTCCTTCTTTCTCTCCTGCGTTTGGCGAAGCTTTCTTAACATTGCATCCGACAGTATATGCAAAGGTATTGGCGGATAAAATGAAAAAGCATAATGCCACTGCATATTTGGTAAATACAGGATGGAATGGTACCGGAAAACGTATCTCTATTAAAGATACCCGTGCCATTATCGACGCTATTATTGACGGATCGATCGAGAAAGCGGATAAAGTGAATATTCCTATTCTGAACCTGGTAGCTCCTAAGGCATTGAATAATGTTTCTACAGGTATCCTCGATCCTCGTGAAACATATTCCAATGTATCGGATTGGGAAGAAAAAGCAAAATCACTTGCTGCCAAGTATATCAAAAATTTTGAGCAATATACAGATACTGAAGCAGGTAAAGCCCTGATTTCTGCAGGTCCTAAACTGTAA
- the bla gene encoding class A beta-lactamase, subclass A2 — protein MKQDMTENTSCTKHHCTLYKIFLHVCIISVFLFQAISLSAQTDTEVKEIYVSYALGRPAPDISPDAMRLIDSVVMVHGDITMTCDSAYYFSETNRLDAFSRVHIIKSDGSTVDGDFAKYQGDDSFSEIWGNVVLEDQDAIMKTQHLYYDLSTNIAYYVVGADIFNKGNHMVSKKGHYYRDISMFYFKKDVVLNTPDYTIITDTLNYNVQTKIADFVGPTHVVNEKDTIFCELGWYNTNDTVALFRKNAWIKSGSTTVNADTLYYESQTGNGRAFSNIVIVDTTNNIILQGQKGAYNNVSEKAWLTDQAMLIMTGEKDSLFMHSDTLRSDVDTSGFKIMKAYNKVKFYSLDMQGMCDSLAMSLQDSVIRMFTLPVIWSQDNQMTAEYIEIETERQKPKQMNLLNKGFIVSQEDTVGFNQIRGKRIVGFFRDDNELFRVKVFGDGEAIYYVKDGEDYTGVNKSSSPDMDITINDRKAEKVSHLGPSDLELIPENEFNPTELTLTGFNWLVKHRPLDKNEIFHWGERIVMNDEDTLGIVNFAQSETIDSLRNRIKILIQGKKARIGVAIMDSRDNDTLTFDRHFHFPMASVYKYHIALSVLRLVDFGRMKLDQKILVTKEELIPDTHSPLRDEHPEGNVNLTLSELLEYMVSKSDNNACDILLKLMNGPKRVEQIVKSIGVNDISIVNTEQEMHEDAGKMLNNWTTPYSAVKALAILDRQDILSESSRNFLWKLMSTSSVGSDKIKGKLPKTAIVGHKSGSSLRNDEGIKMADNDIGVVRLSGNNHYIIAVFITDSDEDDQANATIIADISRLAWDFYNVKK, from the coding sequence ATGAAACAAGATATGACCGAGAATACATCATGTACGAAGCATCATTGTACATTGTATAAGATCTTTTTACATGTATGTATCATATCTGTTTTTTTATTCCAGGCAATATCTTTATCGGCCCAAACTGACACGGAAGTTAAGGAAATATATGTTTCCTATGCACTAGGCAGGCCTGCACCGGATATATCTCCAGATGCTATGCGTTTGATTGATAGTGTGGTAATGGTGCATGGAGATATTACCATGACGTGTGATAGTGCATATTATTTTAGCGAGACAAATCGTTTGGATGCATTTAGCCGCGTGCATATTATAAAAAGTGATGGAAGTACGGTAGATGGGGATTTCGCTAAATACCAGGGAGATGATAGTTTTTCTGAGATATGGGGTAATGTTGTTCTGGAAGATCAGGATGCTATTATGAAAACCCAGCATTTGTATTATGACCTGAGTACAAATATTGCTTATTATGTAGTAGGAGCAGATATATTCAATAAGGGAAACCATATGGTCAGCAAAAAAGGGCATTACTATAGGGACATTAGTATGTTCTATTTTAAGAAAGATGTGGTACTCAATACCCCGGATTATACAATCATAACAGATACCCTGAATTATAATGTACAAACAAAAATTGCTGATTTTGTTGGCCCTACCCATGTTGTGAATGAGAAAGACACTATATTCTGCGAACTTGGCTGGTACAATACCAATGATACGGTAGCGCTTTTCAGGAAGAATGCTTGGATAAAAAGCGGAAGTACTACGGTCAATGCCGATACTTTGTATTATGAAAGTCAAACCGGAAATGGCCGGGCATTCAGTAACATTGTAATTGTAGATACTACCAATAATATCATCCTGCAAGGACAAAAAGGGGCTTACAATAATGTATCTGAAAAGGCTTGGCTTACCGATCAGGCAATGTTGATCATGACGGGTGAAAAAGACTCTCTTTTTATGCATTCTGATACATTGCGGTCAGATGTTGATACATCCGGCTTTAAGATCATGAAAGCTTATAATAAGGTGAAATTTTACAGTCTGGATATGCAGGGCATGTGCGATTCGCTGGCTATGTCACTTCAAGATTCGGTGATCCGGATGTTTACCCTTCCTGTAATATGGTCGCAGGATAACCAGATGACAGCCGAATATATTGAAATAGAAACCGAAAGGCAGAAACCCAAGCAAATGAATTTATTAAATAAAGGATTCATAGTTTCTCAGGAAGATACGGTGGGTTTCAACCAGATACGTGGAAAGAGAATAGTAGGATTCTTCAGGGATGATAATGAGTTATTCAGGGTTAAGGTATTCGGAGACGGAGAAGCCATATATTATGTTAAAGATGGAGAGGATTATACCGGGGTCAATAAATCATCCAGTCCGGATATGGACATCACTATCAATGATCGTAAAGCAGAAAAAGTCAGTCATCTAGGGCCTTCTGATTTAGAGTTGATACCAGAGAATGAGTTTAATCCTACAGAATTAACCCTTACTGGTTTCAACTGGCTGGTCAAGCATCGCCCTTTGGATAAAAATGAAATATTCCATTGGGGGGAACGAATAGTAATGAATGATGAAGATACATTGGGTATCGTTAATTTTGCCCAGTCCGAGACAATAGATTCTCTCAGGAACAGGATCAAAATATTAATTCAAGGTAAAAAGGCCAGGATAGGTGTGGCCATTATGGATTCGAGAGACAACGATACACTAACGTTTGATCGTCATTTTCATTTTCCGATGGCAAGCGTTTATAAGTACCATATAGCACTGTCTGTTTTAAGGCTGGTAGACTTTGGCCGTATGAAGCTGGATCAGAAGATACTTGTAACCAAGGAGGAGCTGATACCTGATACACATAGTCCATTGAGGGATGAGCATCCGGAGGGAAACGTTAACCTTACCCTGTCCGAGTTACTGGAATATATGGTTTCTAAAAGTGACAATAATGCCTGTGATATACTTCTGAAGCTCATGAACGGTCCTAAAAGAGTGGAGCAGATTGTGAAGAGTATCGGGGTTAACGATATTTCCATCGTTAATACGGAGCAGGAGATGCATGAGGATGCAGGAAAAATGTTGAATAATTGGACCACCCCGTATTCTGCGGTAAAGGCATTAGCCATTCTTGACAGGCAAGATATATTGTCGGAGAGTAGCCGTAATTTTTTGTGGAAACTAATGAGTACCTCTTCTGTCGGATCTGATAAAATCAAAGGAAAATTACCTAAAACAGCAATTGTCGGCCATAAATCAGGCAGCTCACTCAGAAATGATGAAGGAATAAAGATGGCAGATAATGATATAGGGGTGGTACGTTTATCCGGCAATAACCATTACATCATAGCTGTATTTATAACAGATTCAGATGAAGATGATCAGGCAAATGCTACTATAATTGCTGATATCTCACGATTAGCCTGGGACTTTTATAATGTGAAAAAATAA
- a CDS encoding HAD family phosphatase, which yields MNKPIKNIIFDLGNVVIKIDPDLTINQFKELGIEDFDSIYTMMKQSDIFDKLDTGKISVSEFHEAIRTHAKRNLTDEQIDDAWCAMLLDFPDENIELLRRLRTEYQLYLLSNTNQLHIDRYLKKLLKEKGSPLLPDLFNHTFYSHEIGYRKPNRESFEYVLKAEKLKAAETIFIDDLEHNVIGARSVGMQAYHFTSEQQLTDLFIL from the coding sequence ATGAATAAGCCGATTAAAAATATCATTTTTGATCTGGGAAACGTCGTTATCAAAATTGATCCCGACCTGACCATAAATCAATTCAAAGAATTGGGTATAGAGGATTTCGATTCCATATATACCATGATGAAGCAATCGGATATATTTGATAAGCTGGATACAGGAAAGATATCGGTTTCTGAGTTTCATGAAGCTATCCGGACACATGCAAAAAGGAATCTGACAGATGAACAGATCGATGACGCGTGGTGTGCCATGCTACTTGATTTCCCTGATGAAAATATTGAATTGCTCCGCCGTTTAAGGACAGAATACCAACTTTACCTCCTCAGCAATACCAATCAACTACATATCGACAGGTACCTGAAAAAACTCCTCAAGGAAAAAGGTTCTCCTCTCCTACCCGATCTGTTCAACCATACCTTTTATTCACATGAAATAGGATACCGTAAACCGAATAGGGAGTCTTTCGAATATGTGTTAAAAGCAGAGAAATTAAAAGCGGCCGAAACGATATTTATCGATGATCTGGAACATAACGTCATCGGTGCGCGTAGTGTGGGTATGCAGGCATATCATTTTACCAGTGAACAGCAATTAACGGATCTGTTTATTTTGTAA
- the plsY gene encoding glycerol-3-phosphate 1-O-acyltransferase PlsY produces the protein MIYNIFIVIAAYLVGSIPSAVWIGKALHGIDVREHGSKNAGTTNVMRVLGVKTGLPVLLIDVFKGFGAAKLALLSPTFIAGTNTYVNFQLILGAAAVLGHVFPIFAGFRGGKGVATIVGVLLALHWQATLVAVGIFFLSLFITKISSVSSLMMGLSFPISVIFIFQSDSISLKIFSVIVCVLLFITHRKNISRLMKGEEGKATFLFKNADKKKE, from the coding sequence ATGATATATAACATATTCATAGTTATTGCAGCATATTTGGTCGGATCCATACCCTCAGCAGTATGGATCGGTAAAGCACTCCATGGCATTGACGTCCGGGAACACGGTAGTAAAAATGCCGGGACAACAAATGTGATGCGGGTCTTAGGTGTTAAAACAGGGCTTCCTGTGCTATTGATCGATGTTTTCAAAGGTTTTGGTGCGGCAAAACTGGCATTATTGTCGCCAACATTCATAGCCGGGACCAATACATATGTGAATTTTCAACTGATCTTAGGTGCAGCAGCAGTATTAGGCCATGTTTTTCCCATTTTTGCGGGATTTCGTGGGGGAAAGGGTGTTGCCACTATTGTCGGGGTCTTACTCGCTTTGCACTGGCAGGCTACATTGGTCGCTGTTGGCATATTCTTTCTCTCTTTGTTCATTACAAAAATTTCTTCTGTAAGTTCTTTGATGATGGGACTTTCGTTCCCTATATCGGTAATTTTTATCTTTCAATCGGATAGTATTTCATTGAAGATTTTTTCCGTAATAGTTTGCGTCTTATTGTTTATCACACACCGGAAAAATATTTCGCGGCTGATGAAAGGAGAAGAGGGAAAGGCCACTTTCCTGTTTAAAAATGCTGATAAAAAGAAGGAATAA
- the atpC gene encoding ATP synthase F1 subunit epsilon: MLLEIMTPQKNVYSGEVNLVKVPGSNGSFEILKNHAAIISILSPGELKFETETGEIKYYQTTDGVVEVKDNHIIVLVDSIEGK; encoded by the coding sequence ATGCTTTTAGAAATAATGACACCTCAAAAGAATGTATATTCAGGAGAGGTAAATTTGGTAAAAGTTCCGGGTAGCAATGGTTCTTTTGAAATATTAAAGAATCATGCTGCCATTATTTCAATATTGTCACCCGGAGAACTTAAGTTCGAAACAGAGACCGGAGAAATTAAATATTACCAAACTACTGATGGTGTAGTTGAGGTAAAGGATAACCATATTATAGTATTGGTAGATTCTATCGAAGGAAAATAA
- a CDS encoding MGMT family protein, with protein sequence MDFSFEHVYQVVRLVPYGRVTTYGAIARYLGSAQSSRMVGWAMNNSHLHELPVPAHRVVNRIGLLTGKHFFGEGRMQQLLEEEGMIIKKDKIVDFDKFFWDPNIELG encoded by the coding sequence TTGGATTTTAGTTTTGAACATGTCTATCAGGTTGTCCGGTTGGTCCCATACGGAAGAGTTACAACTTACGGAGCCATTGCCAGATACCTTGGTTCGGCGCAATCATCCCGTATGGTCGGATGGGCCATGAATAATTCCCATCTCCATGAACTACCTGTTCCTGCACACCGGGTAGTAAACCGTATAGGGTTATTGACCGGTAAACACTTTTTCGGAGAGGGAAGGATGCAACAATTGCTCGAAGAGGAAGGAATGATCATTAAAAAAGACAAGATCGTCGATTTCGATAAATTTTTCTGGGATCCTAATATTGAGTTAGGATAG
- a CDS encoding alpha/beta hydrolase — protein MIQKVRLLFMCFVLSFSLTSFAQRKITFTAADHLTVTADLYRVDKNSPHIILFHGENESRGEYRDIAPKLQKLGFNCLAVDLRYGKESNYIRNETSELARQKDFPSTMSDCEKDMVASIDYISKTSHNQCIILIGSTFSASLAMKIANQDKKIAAVAAFSPGEYFGPTISVREWLSGFNTLLFVATTQHEYPFVTNLLENIPQSFITRFQPSFGNGAQGIAALHDINPTSNECWMSLMVFLKKVKDTKNE, from the coding sequence ATGATTCAAAAAGTTAGACTGTTGTTCATGTGTTTTGTATTGTCATTTTCGCTTACATCATTTGCACAACGAAAAATTACTTTTACAGCTGCGGATCATTTGACTGTGACTGCCGATCTATATCGTGTCGACAAAAATAGTCCGCATATTATCCTCTTTCATGGAGAAAACGAAAGTAGGGGGGAATATCGCGATATTGCACCGAAATTGCAAAAGCTTGGATTTAATTGTCTGGCTGTAGATTTACGGTATGGTAAAGAAAGCAACTATATTAGGAATGAAACTTCTGAGCTTGCCCGGCAGAAAGATTTTCCGTCTACTATGTCGGATTGTGAAAAAGACATGGTCGCATCTATTGATTACATTTCAAAAACATCACATAATCAATGTATTATTCTTATTGGAAGTACTTTCTCTGCATCATTGGCGATGAAAATTGCCAACCAGGATAAAAAGATTGCAGCAGTGGCCGCATTTAGTCCGGGAGAATATTTTGGACCCACTATATCTGTAAGAGAGTGGCTTTCAGGTTTTAATACATTACTTTTTGTAGCTACTACACAACATGAATATCCTTTTGTGACCAATTTATTGGAAAATATACCACAGTCATTTATCACCCGTTTTCAGCCGTCTTTTGGTAACGGAGCACAGGGAATTGCTGCACTACACGATATTAACCCTACATCTAATGAATGTTGGATGTCATTGATGGTATTCTTAAAAAAAGTGAAAGATACAAAAAACGAATAG
- a CDS encoding aminoglycoside phosphotransferase family protein translates to MNEQQLKLIVERFNIQGDVKSVKPLGAGHINDSYKVETTPASAPEYVLQRINHYIFKDVPALQNNILRVTNHIKEKLIKAGVKDVQNRVLQLIPTKDNQLFYKDNEGNYWRILYFIPDSFSYDIVNPEFSYQAGKAFGDFQAMLADLPGEPLAETIPNFHNMEARLETFRQAVKDNKAGRLEKTKFMVDEIEKRAEEMCKAERMYREGKLPKRINHCDTKVNNVLFDKDGQVLCVVDLDTVMPGYVLSDFGDFMRTGANTGKEDDTDLSKVSINMDIFEAYTKGYLEKAKPFLTPVEIENLAFGAKLLTYMQTVRFFADYLDGDLYYKIHSPEHNWERTLAQFKLLQDMEDKFDQMQQIVSEAVANA, encoded by the coding sequence ATGAATGAGCAACAATTAAAGTTGATAGTAGAACGGTTTAATATACAAGGTGATGTGAAAAGTGTAAAGCCACTTGGAGCAGGACATATTAATGATTCATACAAAGTAGAAACCACTCCGGCAAGTGCACCGGAATATGTATTGCAGCGTATTAACCATTATATCTTTAAAGATGTACCGGCACTGCAGAATAATATTCTCCGCGTAACCAACCATATTAAGGAAAAACTGATAAAGGCCGGGGTAAAAGATGTTCAGAACCGTGTGCTGCAGTTGATACCTACCAAGGATAACCAGCTTTTTTACAAAGACAACGAGGGGAATTACTGGCGAATATTATATTTTATCCCTGATAGTTTTAGTTATGATATCGTTAATCCGGAATTTTCCTATCAGGCAGGAAAGGCTTTTGGCGATTTCCAGGCGATGCTGGCCGATTTGCCGGGAGAACCTCTGGCAGAGACCATACCTAATTTTCATAATATGGAAGCACGTCTGGAAACATTCAGGCAAGCTGTTAAAGACAACAAGGCCGGTCGTTTGGAAAAAACGAAATTCATGGTCGATGAAATTGAAAAGCGTGCCGAAGAAATGTGTAAGGCTGAACGGATGTACCGGGAAGGTAAGTTACCCAAGCGCATCAATCATTGCGATACAAAAGTAAATAATGTATTGTTTGATAAAGACGGACAGGTGTTATGTGTCGTTGACCTTGATACGGTAATGCCCGGGTATGTTCTGAGTGATTTTGGGGATTTTATGCGTACCGGCGCCAATACAGGTAAAGAAGATGATACAGATTTGAGCAAAGTATCCATTAATATGGATATTTTTGAGGCTTATACCAAAGGTTACCTTGAGAAAGCCAAACCATTCCTTACGCCTGTTGAGATTGAAAATCTTGCTTTTGGGGCTAAATTATTGACGTACATGCAGACTGTTCGTTTTTTTGCCGATTACCTTGATGGTGACCTATACTATAAGATACATTCTCCCGAACATAACTGGGAACGTACATTAGCACAATTCAAGTTATTGCAGGATATGGAGGATAAGTTCGACCAAATGCAACAGATTGTATCGGAAGCAGTCGCAAATGCATAG
- the atpD gene encoding F0F1 ATP synthase subunit beta, protein MSQVIGEIIQVIGPVVDVSFEKSSDELPHIHEALEVKKSDGQVIVLEVQQDIGENTLRTIAMDSTDGLQRGMEVVSSGGSIRMPKGDNVRGRLLNVIGDAIDGMEQVSKDGYGIHNEPPKFEDLTTQSEVLYTGIKVIDLLEPYAKGGKIGLLGGAGVGKTVIIMELINNIAKKYSGMSVFAGVGERTREGNDLLREMIESGVIKYGEEFKKSMEEGGWDLSKVDKEQLKESQATLVFGQMNEPPGARANVALSGLTIAESFRDGDGTGKGKDILFFVDNIFRFTQAGSEVSALLGRMPSAVGYQPTLATEMGQMQERITSTKNGSITSVEAIYVPADDLTDPAPATTFVHLDATTVLSRKVSELGIYPAVDPLDSMSRILTPEIVGKEHYDTAQRVKELLQRYKELQDIIAILGMDELSEQDKIIVHRARRVQRFLSQPFHVAEQFTGRPGVFVSVEDSIKGFNMIMDGKVDKYPEAAFSMVGTIEEAIEKGEQLLKEAK, encoded by the coding sequence ATGTCTCAAGTTATTGGAGAGATTATACAGGTAATTGGCCCTGTGGTAGATGTTAGCTTTGAAAAATCATCAGATGAATTGCCTCACATTCATGAAGCATTGGAAGTGAAGAAATCGGATGGGCAGGTTATTGTTTTGGAAGTACAACAAGATATCGGCGAAAATACATTGCGGACCATAGCCATGGATTCTACCGATGGCTTACAGCGGGGAATGGAAGTCGTTTCTTCGGGAGGTTCGATACGTATGCCTAAAGGAGATAATGTCCGGGGAAGATTACTGAATGTCATTGGTGATGCCATTGATGGAATGGAACAGGTATCGAAAGATGGTTACGGAATACATAATGAACCGCCTAAATTTGAAGACCTTACTACTCAATCTGAGGTGTTGTATACCGGGATTAAAGTAATCGACTTATTGGAACCTTATGCTAAAGGCGGTAAGATCGGATTACTCGGAGGTGCAGGCGTTGGTAAGACCGTTATCATCATGGAACTGATCAATAATATTGCGAAAAAATATTCAGGAATGTCTGTTTTTGCCGGAGTAGGAGAACGTACCCGTGAAGGTAATGATTTGCTCCGGGAAATGATAGAATCCGGTGTAATCAAATATGGTGAAGAGTTTAAAAAATCAATGGAAGAAGGTGGTTGGGACTTGTCAAAAGTAGACAAGGAACAACTAAAAGAATCGCAAGCAACCTTGGTCTTCGGCCAGATGAATGAACCTCCGGGAGCGCGTGCTAATGTCGCTTTGTCGGGTTTAACCATTGCAGAATCTTTTCGCGATGGCGACGGTACGGGAAAAGGAAAAGACATCTTGTTTTTCGTGGACAATATTTTCCGTTTTACCCAGGCCGGGTCAGAGGTTTCTGCATTGTTAGGACGTATGCCTTCTGCAGTAGGTTATCAGCCTACTTTGGCCACAGAAATGGGGCAAATGCAGGAACGCATTACATCTACCAAGAATGGATCTATTACGTCTGTGGAAGCCATTTATGTACCCGCTGACGACTTGACGGATCCGGCGCCTGCGACAACTTTCGTACATCTGGATGCAACAACGGTACTTAGCCGTAAAGTTTCCGAATTAGGTATTTATCCGGCAGTAGACCCACTTGATTCAATGTCGCGCATCCTTACCCCGGAAATTGTCGGTAAGGAACATTATGATACGGCGCAGCGGGTAAAAGAATTGTTGCAACGGTATAAAGAGTTGCAGGATATTATCGCTATCCTGGGGATGGATGAGTTGTCAGAGCAGGACAAGATCATTGTTCATCGTGCCAGAAGAGTCCAACGCTTTTTATCTCAGCCTTTCCATGTGGCTGAGCAATTTACCGGACGTCCAGGTGTATTTGTAAGTGTAGAGGATTCTATCAAAGGATTCAACATGATTATGGACGGGAAGGTCGATAAATATCCGGAAGCTGCTTTCAGTATGGTTGGAACAATTGAAGAAGCCATTGAAAAAGGAGAACAGCTTTTGAAAGAGGCAAAATAA